Proteins encoded by one window of Arachis ipaensis cultivar K30076 chromosome B04, Araip1.1, whole genome shotgun sequence:
- the LOC107637581 gene encoding uncharacterized protein LOC107637581 gives MDSSLAKLGFFFLLLAFASLGAKAELEHPNAAETNKLDKRACLSNVECGNGLCVNRFCDYRSDFKEKGLKFEAKDPNAEIDIVLSCESERNCPPGCRCFNARCECHHAN, from the exons ATGGACAGTTCTCTGGCTAAGCTTGGTTTCTTTTTCCTCCTCTTGGCATTTGCTTCATTAG GTGCAAAGGCTGAATTAGAACATCCAAACGCAGCAGAAACCAATAAGTTGGATAAACGAGCATGCCTATCTAATGTGGAGTGTGGTAACGGTTTGTGTGTTAACCGTTTCTGTGATTATAGATCTGACTTCaaagaaaaag GGTTGAAGTTTGAAGCTAAAGATCCAAACGCAGAAATTGATATAGTTCTTTCTTGTGAGAGTGAACGCAATTGCCCTCCTGGCTGCCGTTGCTTTAACGCTCGATGTGAGTGCCATCATGCCAATTGA